The genomic segment TCGCAACTTTGATTGTAGCAGTAATTGCAGTGTCGCAACAAAGAAAAAAGTAACCCACCCTTGGCTAGAAGACGGTGGGTTACTCCAACTATTTTGGCCGATTAGCCTATGACCGCTCATCATGCGGATGTTGTACAAACCGGGGTGTTGTCGCACCTCGGTTGTTTTATTTTTATGCTTTCTTTAAGTTTATTATACATAGAAAGGGTTGAGATGGCAAATGTAGCACGAAACGGAAAAGTCGCTCACTGTTTTGTAGAGGCGTCTTTTTTGTTCTCATATTTTTTTAGAATGTACCGCATTCCCTCTTCTATGAGATCGTTGGCATTAACTTGAAGTTTGAGTGCAAGTAGTCGAATTTTTTTGTATAGTTCTTCGTCAAGTGTTGTAT from the Microaerobacter geothermalis genome contains:
- a CDS encoding ribbon-helix-helix domain-containing protein, whose translation is MPRKNVNTTLDEELYKKIRLLALKLQVNANDLIEEGMRYILKKYENKKDASTKQ